In Treponema sp. J25, a single window of DNA contains:
- a CDS encoding glycerophosphodiester phosphodiesterase: protein MMHRVPLLPEYPRPLIFAHRGCSSVAPENTMEAFRLAQEVGAPGIELDIHRCKTGEIVVLHDDTLMRVAGDPRPIEEVSREELRHIDVGSWKDPSFSHSRVPLLEEVLEEFLPTLYIDIEIKSRSSRDHFLAEALAQLLKRFGPRAQGAVTVSSFNPLALRAFKRWAPSFPTAIIWCNDPELPLYLRRGEGRWISGCDYLKPRYDMVHRAFLFFRQTLGRRPVVPWTVDDSAKARGLVTLGCAGIITNRPQDMVPALQNPGSASHE, encoded by the coding sequence ATGATGCACCGTGTACCCCTATTGCCTGAGTATCCCCGGCCCTTGATTTTTGCCCACCGGGGCTGTTCTTCGGTGGCTCCAGAAAACACCATGGAAGCCTTTCGGCTGGCTCAAGAAGTAGGCGCCCCTGGCATCGAGTTGGATATCCATCGCTGTAAAACCGGGGAAATCGTGGTGCTCCACGATGATACCCTTATGCGGGTAGCGGGAGATCCCCGTCCCATCGAAGAGGTAAGCCGGGAAGAGCTCCGCCACATCGATGTGGGGTCCTGGAAGGATCCCTCCTTTTCTCACAGTCGGGTCCCCCTTTTAGAAGAGGTTCTGGAAGAATTCCTTCCCACCCTCTATATCGATATCGAAATAAAAAGCCGTTCTTCCCGGGATCATTTTCTGGCAGAAGCTCTGGCCCAGCTTCTGAAACGATTCGGCCCCCGCGCTCAGGGGGCGGTCACCGTGAGTTCCTTTAATCCGCTGGCCCTGCGGGCCTTTAAACGATGGGCCCCATCGTTTCCGACCGCCATCATCTGGTGCAACGATCCGGAGCTTCCCTTGTATTTACGCCGGGGAGAAGGTCGCTGGATCTCTGGTTGTGACTACCTTAAGCCCCGCTATGACATGGTACACAGGGCCTTTTTGTTTTTCCGACAGACCCTTGGCCGGCGCCCCGTGGTCCCCTGGACAGTGGACGACTCAGCGAAAGCCCGGGGATTGGTAACCCTTGGGTGCGCGGGTATTATCACCAATCGACCGCAAGATATGGTACCGGCACTACAAAATCCTGGGAGCGCTTCTCATGAGTGA
- a CDS encoding glycosyltransferase translates to MKLLTIIVPAYNAESYLARCLDSLLPGGDEVEILVVDDGSTDATAKLAGKYEEQYPTQVRLISQSNKGHGGAINTGIQYASGRYLKVVDSDDWLDTGAYQKVLEVLRGLIVNGTEPDLVIANYVYEKQGKRRKKVIHYRGIIPANRIASWDEMGPLKKGRYILMHSVIYRTQLIKDVGLVLPEHTFYVDNLYVYFPLSAVKKFYYVDVDLYRYYIGRADQSVQEKNMIRRIDQQLRVNRLMLETVLLEKVENPRLFWYLIHYFEIVTAVSSVMLVLAGTKEHFKKLRELWEDINHHNPLLYQHLRRSLVGRFFHLPLWFGRPLIIGFYRLAQGIFGFN, encoded by the coding sequence ATGAAGCTCTTAACAATTATTGTGCCGGCGTATAACGCCGAATCATATCTTGCCCGTTGTCTTGATTCCCTGCTTCCCGGAGGAGATGAGGTGGAAATTCTTGTAGTGGATGATGGTTCCACGGATGCTACCGCTAAACTCGCCGGGAAATATGAAGAACAATATCCTACCCAGGTGCGTCTTATATCTCAGTCAAATAAAGGGCATGGGGGGGCTATCAATACCGGTATTCAGTATGCCAGCGGACGGTATCTTAAAGTGGTAGATAGTGATGATTGGCTTGATACAGGGGCATACCAAAAGGTGTTAGAAGTACTGCGCGGACTAATAGTAAACGGAACAGAACCGGATCTTGTTATAGCCAATTATGTCTATGAAAAGCAGGGGAAACGAAGAAAAAAGGTGATTCACTACCGGGGTATTATTCCCGCCAATCGGATTGCTTCCTGGGATGAAATGGGTCCGTTAAAAAAAGGCCGGTATATCCTTATGCATTCGGTTATATACCGTACCCAGCTGATAAAGGATGTGGGGCTTGTGTTGCCGGAACATACTTTTTATGTAGACAACCTGTATGTGTATTTCCCCTTATCAGCGGTAAAAAAGTTCTATTATGTTGATGTGGATTTGTATCGCTATTATATTGGCAGGGCCGATCAGTCGGTCCAAGAAAAAAATATGATCCGTCGTATTGATCAACAACTTCGGGTAAATCGTTTAATGCTCGAAACCGTTTTGTTAGAAAAGGTGGAGAATCCCCGTCTTTTCTGGTATCTTATCCATTACTTTGAAATTGTTACGGCTGTTTCTTCAGTTATGTTAGTCCTTGCAGGAACAAAGGAACACTTTAAAAAACTTCGTGAACTATGGGAAGATATTAATCACCATAATCCTCTTTTGTATCAACATTTACGGCGAAGTCTTGTTGGGCGCTTCTTCCATCTTCCCCTCTGGTTTGGGCGTCCTCTGATTATTGGTTTTTATCGACTTGCCCAGGGGATCTTTGGGTTTAACTGA
- a CDS encoding alpha/beta hydrolase has translation MNAERFRVTLDPILNGKLSFKPAVVSGEEVPEGMLITVEAQPDEGYVLDSLYYAIEGEWGPQYYESMTPSLTVQVKQPLRIGAAFLRKDLLSGIEVIQDVVYAQPGVKPLKYDVFRPVGAQDLPLIVIIHGGGWRINDENIMRGMAREMAKTGKYVVASIDYRWLGTLDGDKEPTQIWQLIEDVFGALVHIQEHAREYGATPSRIALTGDSAGGHLCASAAVMVERIGSKGFVAPDHQFKPTYLSPGKTAEDVRSSLLRAIKVVAPSYGVFGGPMLAQAVGIDESLLKYVSPIEAIPPSDKRTIPHYLIRGNADPLISQEMVRSYAEALKKAGQTVQYVEVEGAGHAFFDWKPDAVTRKTFERYGVPYIRDMLNFFDKYL, from the coding sequence ATGAATGCAGAAAGATTTCGTGTTACCCTTGACCCTATCCTGAATGGCAAGCTCTCTTTTAAGCCTGCCGTGGTTTCGGGGGAGGAAGTCCCCGAAGGGATGCTTATCACCGTAGAAGCCCAGCCGGACGAGGGGTATGTACTGGATTCTTTGTATTATGCTATCGAAGGTGAATGGGGCCCCCAATACTATGAATCCATGACACCCTCTCTTACCGTGCAAGTGAAGCAGCCATTAAGAATCGGAGCGGCCTTTTTACGTAAGGATCTTCTTTCTGGTATAGAAGTAATACAGGATGTGGTGTATGCCCAACCGGGGGTAAAACCGCTTAAATACGATGTTTTCCGACCGGTTGGAGCCCAGGATCTTCCCCTTATTGTGATCATTCATGGGGGGGGCTGGCGTATCAACGATGAGAATATCATGCGGGGCATGGCTCGAGAAATGGCAAAAACCGGAAAGTATGTAGTAGCCAGCATTGATTACCGGTGGCTTGGAACCCTTGATGGTGATAAAGAGCCTACCCAAATCTGGCAATTGATTGAAGATGTATTTGGTGCCCTCGTCCACATCCAAGAACATGCTCGGGAGTATGGCGCTACCCCCTCTCGTATAGCCCTGACCGGTGATAGCGCAGGGGGGCACCTCTGTGCCTCTGCGGCGGTCATGGTAGAACGCATTGGTAGTAAGGGCTTTGTGGCTCCGGACCACCAGTTTAAACCGACTTATCTTTCTCCGGGGAAAACAGCAGAAGATGTTCGATCTTCTTTACTCAGGGCAATTAAAGTGGTGGCCCCAAGTTATGGCGTTTTTGGTGGTCCCATGCTTGCCCAAGCGGTAGGGATAGATGAATCCCTTCTTAAATATGTGTCTCCCATAGAGGCTATTCCGCCATCAGATAAACGAACCATCCCTCACTATCTTATTCGGGGGAATGCGGATCCTCTAATCTCTCAAGAAATGGTCCGTTCCTATGCGGAGGCCCTTAAAAAGGCTGGACAGACGGTACAGTATGTAGAGGTAGAAGGCGCAGGACATGCCTTCTTTGATTGGAAGCCCGATGCGGTTACTCGTAAAACTTTTGAACGTTATGGCGTCCCTTATATTCGGGATATGCTGAATTTTTTTGACAAATACTTGTGA
- the glf gene encoding UDP-galactopyranose mutase, with the protein MKYDVVIVGSGLYGATWAYLAARANMRCLVLERRSHIGGNVYTEEIESIHVHRYGAHIFHTNDKEVWNFIQQFGEFNHYINSPLAYYKGKIYNLPFNMNTFYQMWGVVRPEEAKAIIEAQRKDHYVEYPSNLEEQAINLVGVDIYEKLIKGYTEKQWGRPCTELPPDIIKRLPVRFIYDNNYFDSRYQGIPVDGYTAIIKKMLQGTDVLLNTDFLSDPEYWKRHASLVVYAGPIDAYFNYEFGPLEYRSLCFETEILDIPNYQGNAVVNYTDRDVPYTRIIEHKHFVFGKQPKTVITREYSQPWEIGKEPYYPVGDQKNVSLYQKYLTKAREETSVVFGGRLGEYRYYDMDQVIRRAMDTFYSVVK; encoded by the coding sequence ATGAAATACGACGTAGTGATAGTAGGTTCCGGTCTTTATGGAGCAACCTGGGCATATTTGGCTGCCAGGGCAAATATGCGGTGCCTTGTGTTAGAGCGGCGGTCCCATATTGGAGGCAATGTATATACCGAAGAAATCGAAAGTATTCATGTGCATCGATATGGGGCCCATATTTTTCACACTAACGATAAGGAAGTATGGAATTTTATTCAACAGTTTGGAGAATTTAACCATTATATTAATAGTCCGCTTGCCTATTATAAAGGAAAAATATACAACCTTCCCTTTAATATGAACACCTTTTACCAGATGTGGGGTGTGGTTCGTCCAGAGGAAGCGAAGGCGATCATTGAGGCTCAAAGGAAAGATCACTACGTGGAATATCCATCAAACCTCGAAGAACAGGCGATTAACCTGGTGGGTGTAGATATATACGAAAAGCTTATTAAAGGATATACGGAAAAACAATGGGGACGTCCCTGTACTGAACTTCCCCCGGATATTATTAAACGTCTTCCGGTACGGTTCATTTATGACAATAATTACTTTGATTCTCGGTATCAAGGAATCCCTGTGGATGGATATACCGCGATTATTAAGAAAATGCTCCAGGGGACGGATGTCCTCCTTAACACGGACTTTCTATCTGATCCTGAATATTGGAAGAGACATGCTTCGCTGGTGGTATATGCTGGTCCTATTGATGCTTATTTTAATTATGAATTCGGTCCTCTTGAATACCGAAGCCTTTGCTTTGAAACGGAAATTCTTGATATCCCTAACTATCAAGGAAACGCGGTGGTAAATTATACTGATCGGGATGTGCCATACACAAGAATCATTGAGCATAAACATTTTGTGTTTGGGAAGCAACCTAAAACGGTAATAACCCGAGAATATAGTCAGCCCTGGGAAATTGGTAAAGAACCCTATTATCCGGTGGGAGACCAAAAGAATGTAAGCCTGTACCAGAAGTATCTTACGAAGGCTCGAGAAGAGACCTCTGTTGTTTTTGGTGGTCGCTTAGGGGAATACCGATACTATGATATGGATCAGGTGATACGCCGGGCAATGGACACCTTTTATTCGGTAGTAAAGTAG
- the aroA gene encoding 3-phosphoshikimate 1-carboxyvinyltransferase: MKCRIRPHRFSGTYRIPASKSHTIRRLLFASLADGVSTLEYPLDSLDTRSCMEVCRAFGARIEEYYQDAEEARITNNPNGPTADGRYLYRLEVTGVGGASGLMTPEDVLNVGNSGTTLYLALAVAALHWRTSVFTGDFQIRRRSAGPLLAALQGLGVEAYSTRDNGCAPIVIRGPWKGGRVRIECPTSQYLSALLIAAPLAPAGTVTEIEVPLLNERPYIDMTLSYLKAQGVPYTAAPDYSFFRIPGGASYRPMDGIVPGDFSSAAFPACAAAVSGGTVRLIGLDPNDTQGDRALFDMLRVMGCVVSWEQDPLGPVIQVQAPPYGLRGADFDLNATPDALPALAATAACGQGTTRLLNVPNARIKETDRIAVMAQELGRLGVPVQEFSDGLVIQGSAGKLLGGTVRGHHDHRVVMALAVCGLACQQPLVVDTAEAAAVTYPHFLTLLEGEMFE, encoded by the coding sequence ATGAAATGCCGTATACGTCCCCATCGATTTTCCGGTACCTACCGGATTCCCGCCTCAAAAAGCCACACCATTCGTCGTCTCCTGTTTGCCAGCCTGGCAGACGGGGTTTCCACCCTGGAGTATCCGCTGGATTCACTGGATACCCGTTCCTGTATGGAGGTTTGTCGGGCCTTTGGCGCCCGGATAGAAGAATACTATCAGGATGCCGAAGAAGCCCGCATCACCAATAACCCTAATGGGCCTACCGCGGATGGTCGTTACCTGTACCGTCTTGAAGTAACAGGAGTGGGGGGAGCCTCAGGCTTAATGACGCCTGAGGATGTACTCAACGTGGGTAACTCGGGGACCACCCTGTATCTGGCATTGGCGGTGGCGGCCCTCCACTGGCGGACCAGCGTATTCACGGGGGATTTCCAAATCCGGCGCCGCAGCGCGGGTCCCCTTCTTGCGGCCCTCCAGGGCCTGGGGGTAGAGGCCTATTCTACCCGGGATAATGGGTGTGCCCCCATTGTTATTCGGGGCCCCTGGAAGGGGGGACGGGTCCGCATCGAATGTCCCACAAGCCAGTACCTTTCGGCCCTCCTCATTGCGGCGCCCCTGGCTCCCGCCGGCACGGTGACGGAGATTGAGGTTCCCCTCTTGAACGAGAGACCCTACATTGATATGACCCTTTCGTACCTTAAGGCCCAGGGGGTCCCCTATACTGCCGCGCCGGATTATTCGTTTTTCAGGATCCCCGGCGGCGCTTCCTATCGTCCCATGGATGGCATTGTGCCGGGAGATTTTTCTTCCGCCGCCTTTCCTGCCTGCGCCGCGGCGGTAAGCGGTGGCACCGTACGGCTTATTGGGCTTGATCCAAACGATACCCAGGGCGACCGGGCCCTGTTTGATATGCTCCGGGTTATGGGCTGTGTTGTCTCCTGGGAGCAGGACCCCCTGGGGCCGGTAATCCAGGTTCAGGCTCCCCCCTATGGTCTTAGGGGTGCCGATTTTGACCTTAATGCCACTCCTGATGCGCTCCCCGCTCTGGCGGCCACGGCGGCCTGTGGTCAGGGGACAACCCGCCTTCTTAATGTGCCCAACGCACGCATTAAAGAAACGGACCGGATTGCCGTGATGGCCCAGGAACTCGGTCGGCTGGGAGTTCCGGTGCAAGAGTTTTCCGATGGGCTTGTTATACAAGGGTCAGCGGGTAAGCTCCTCGGGGGAACTGTGCGGGGCCATCACGATCACCGGGTAGTGATGGCCCTGGCCGTCTGTGGTCTTGCCTGTCAGCAGCCCCTTGTGGTTGATACGGCGGAAGCCGCCGCCGTAACCTACCCCCACTTCCTGACGCTCCTTGAAGGAGAAATGTTCGAATAA
- the murJ gene encoding murein biosynthesis integral membrane protein MurJ, whose protein sequence is MSDEQTTEPQNLVKQGSILSVLTLASRVLGLMREMVKAALLGTTPLSDAFTVAFMVPNLFRRLFAEGSISVAFIPTFKGYLIEGDTSKTQTFLSSFITALTVLVTTVVILGIIASPWIIPFFGLTELDETILLTRIMFPYLALISFAALLQGILNSHHIFIPTGLAPILLNITVIGCSYLLTPLMANPARAMAVGVMIGGTLQVLIQVPGVLRKGHRFGYTGLKQAFTNPGTRTVFRLVGPTIIGMAAYQLNDLVSTALAGNAGPGVVSSLQYSLRLQELILGVFAVSLGTVLLPDLAGQAKRNQWGEFNRRLVMAIDIIALITIPITFFSLIQGEYIIRLLFQSRSFDESSVALTKEAFTFHMLGLFFIALNRILAPAFYAQSNSKSPTIAGVFSFFINMILAALLVGPMKGGGVALALSIASGVNTVLLFIFMRRTPQIDMGHIVGSSVRYTGKLLAFSALASIPVYFVSPALYRLFAGKGRLISYGIPLTLTTILFGVTGLILLWISRDALLKMVTQRLNQRLGKHGAPH, encoded by the coding sequence ATGAGTGACGAACAAACCACGGAACCCCAGAACCTTGTAAAACAGGGCAGTATACTTTCGGTCCTTACCCTCGCATCTCGAGTGCTCGGTCTTATGCGGGAAATGGTAAAGGCCGCCCTGCTGGGAACCACCCCTCTTTCGGACGCTTTTACCGTGGCGTTCATGGTTCCCAACCTATTCCGCCGTCTCTTCGCAGAGGGCTCCATTTCGGTGGCTTTCATCCCCACCTTTAAGGGGTACCTCATCGAAGGGGATACCTCAAAGACCCAGACCTTCCTTTCATCTTTCATTACTGCCCTGACGGTTCTTGTAACGACGGTAGTTATTCTCGGTATCATCGCTTCCCCCTGGATCATTCCCTTCTTTGGGCTTACAGAATTGGATGAAACTATCCTGCTTACCCGGATTATGTTTCCCTACCTGGCCCTCATCTCCTTTGCGGCCCTATTGCAGGGTATTTTGAATAGCCACCACATTTTTATCCCCACGGGGCTCGCCCCCATACTCCTTAATATCACGGTGATCGGCTGTTCCTACCTTTTAACGCCCCTCATGGCCAATCCTGCCCGGGCTATGGCGGTGGGGGTAATGATAGGAGGAACCCTCCAGGTGCTTATCCAGGTGCCCGGGGTGCTAAGAAAGGGGCATCGGTTTGGCTACACCGGGCTGAAGCAGGCCTTTACTAACCCTGGCACCCGGACGGTATTCCGCCTTGTGGGTCCCACCATCATTGGAATGGCGGCCTACCAATTAAATGACCTGGTCTCTACCGCCCTGGCGGGGAATGCGGGTCCCGGCGTGGTTTCGAGTCTTCAGTACTCGCTGCGGCTCCAGGAACTTATCCTGGGGGTCTTTGCGGTTTCTCTTGGCACCGTCCTGTTACCAGACCTGGCGGGGCAAGCCAAACGAAACCAGTGGGGAGAATTCAATCGCCGCCTCGTGATGGCCATCGATATCATCGCCCTTATCACTATTCCCATAACCTTCTTTTCTCTTATCCAGGGAGAATATATCATTCGACTTCTTTTTCAGAGCCGGTCCTTTGACGAAAGCTCCGTCGCCCTTACCAAAGAGGCCTTTACCTTCCACATGCTGGGACTCTTTTTTATCGCCCTGAACCGCATCCTTGCGCCGGCCTTCTACGCCCAAAGCAACTCCAAATCTCCTACGATTGCGGGGGTTTTTTCGTTTTTTATCAACATGATACTGGCCGCCCTGCTGGTGGGTCCCATGAAAGGCGGCGGAGTGGCCCTGGCCTTGAGTATAGCCAGCGGGGTAAATACGGTGCTCCTCTTTATTTTCATGCGGCGCACCCCCCAGATCGACATGGGGCACATCGTAGGTTCCAGTGTCCGCTATACGGGGAAACTCCTTGCCTTCTCGGCGCTAGCGAGTATCCCGGTGTATTTTGTTTCCCCCGCCCTGTACCGTTTATTTGCCGGTAAGGGACGACTCATTTCCTATGGAATTCCCCTGACACTCACCACCATCCTCTTTGGGGTAACAGGGCTTATCCTGTTATGGATAAGCCGAGACGCCCTTTTGAAAATGGTTACCCAGCGTTTGAACCAAAGGCTGGGGAAACACGGGGCGCCCCACTAA
- a CDS encoding TrkH family potassium uptake protein has product MKQPVILRLLTILLGLVALSMVPPFIFALLDKDPQVIGGFLFPIVFALVATVVVLFLGSPANIQFSKGDGFVVVSLAWIFTSLYGALPFYLSGVTPNPVDALFESVSGFTTTGASIFQSVEALPRAILLWRAITHWLGGMGIVVLTVALLPLLGVGGFQLIKAETPGPEKDKVTPRVTATAKILWLIYIFLTALEIILLRMAGMTWFDAVCHAFATMATGGFGTKNASVGHYNSALIDWIITCFMFLAGMNFSLYYRLIQGKIEDIWHNTELRVYVAIVLIATLVVSLAIQDTYENFIHALRYGAFQVVSIITTTGFATADFDGWASLAKGVLFLLMFVGGCSGSTGGGIKVIRHVVLFKQAGNELRRAIYPHGVFSVCLNGKVGRKDVVYGVAGFVFLYLSLVFGVTLITTSAGVDLLSAFSTALVTTGNIGPGFGLVGPTQNYGFLPDYVKIACSFAMIAGRLELLTLFVLFSPVFWRR; this is encoded by the coding sequence ATGAAACAACCGGTAATCCTGCGGCTCCTTACTATACTCCTTGGCCTTGTGGCTCTTTCCATGGTTCCCCCCTTTATTTTTGCGCTCCTTGATAAGGACCCCCAGGTGATAGGGGGCTTCCTGTTCCCTATTGTCTTTGCCCTGGTGGCAACGGTGGTGGTGCTTTTCCTGGGCTCTCCGGCGAATATTCAGTTTTCTAAAGGGGACGGCTTTGTGGTGGTAAGCCTTGCCTGGATTTTTACCAGCCTGTATGGGGCCCTACCGTTTTATTTAAGCGGGGTTACCCCGAATCCGGTGGACGCCCTTTTTGAAAGTGTCTCCGGGTTTACTACCACGGGGGCCTCCATATTTCAGAGTGTGGAAGCCCTTCCCCGGGCGATTCTTTTGTGGCGGGCCATTACCCACTGGTTGGGTGGGATGGGCATCGTGGTGCTCACCGTGGCCCTGCTCCCCCTCTTAGGGGTTGGAGGCTTTCAGCTTATTAAAGCGGAAACGCCGGGTCCTGAAAAGGATAAGGTAACCCCCCGCGTAACGGCCACCGCCAAGATTTTGTGGCTCATCTATATCTTTTTAACGGCCTTAGAAATCATCCTGTTACGAATGGCCGGCATGACCTGGTTCGATGCGGTTTGCCATGCCTTTGCGACGATGGCTACCGGTGGATTTGGGACGAAGAATGCAAGCGTGGGCCACTATAATTCTGCCCTTATTGATTGGATAATCACCTGTTTCATGTTTTTAGCGGGCATGAACTTCAGTCTGTATTATCGCCTGATTCAAGGAAAGATTGAAGATATCTGGCACAATACGGAACTGCGGGTTTATGTCGCTATTGTGCTCATCGCTACCCTGGTGGTAAGCCTTGCCATTCAGGATACCTACGAAAATTTCATTCATGCCCTCCGGTATGGAGCTTTTCAGGTGGTCTCCATTATAACTACCACCGGGTTTGCCACCGCCGATTTTGATGGGTGGGCTAGCCTTGCAAAGGGGGTTCTTTTTCTCCTTATGTTTGTGGGTGGCTGCTCCGGTTCCACCGGAGGGGGCATTAAGGTGATTCGCCACGTGGTGCTTTTTAAACAGGCGGGGAACGAACTGCGACGGGCTATTTATCCCCATGGGGTGTTCAGCGTTTGTCTTAACGGCAAGGTAGGGCGGAAAGATGTGGTGTATGGAGTGGCGGGTTTTGTGTTCCTGTACCTTTCGCTGGTGTTTGGGGTCACGTTGATAACCACCAGTGCGGGGGTAGATCTTCTATCGGCCTTTTCTACCGCCTTGGTTACCACGGGAAATATAGGTCCCGGCTTCGGTCTTGTGGGGCCCACTCAAAATTATGGGTTCCTTCCGGATTATGTAAAAATTGCCTGTTCTTTTGCTATGATTGCGGGACGCCTTGAGTTGTTGACCCTCTTTGTGCTCTTTAGTCCCGTGTTCTGGAGACGGTAG
- a CDS encoding chromosome partitioning protein, with protein sequence MEQQPEDLRGMSPEEARDYILGHLSTLKLTEKQKEELRQEREKWEKRMSLAESLGQPDLVEEARKKRDEVLQKETQLQAEIDTLKTQIQQMQRQLPALKARERSIDTDLLEQELLMTTGHLPGEEEGTATERALSALEKEQAAQAALEELKKKMQNPQNPS encoded by the coding sequence ATGGAACAGCAGCCAGAAGACCTGCGGGGAATGAGCCCAGAAGAAGCCCGGGACTATATTCTGGGCCATCTTAGCACCCTTAAGCTTACCGAAAAACAAAAGGAAGAGCTTCGTCAGGAACGGGAGAAGTGGGAAAAACGGATGAGCCTGGCCGAATCCCTTGGACAACCGGACCTGGTCGAGGAGGCCCGAAAAAAGCGGGACGAGGTTCTTCAAAAAGAAACCCAACTTCAGGCTGAAATAGATACGCTAAAAACCCAAATTCAGCAGATGCAACGCCAACTGCCGGCGCTGAAGGCTCGAGAACGGTCGATAGATACGGACCTACTCGAACAGGAACTGCTCATGACCACGGGGCACCTGCCGGGAGAAGAGGAAGGGACTGCAACGGAACGGGCTCTGAGCGCCTTAGAAAAAGAACAGGCGGCCCAGGCGGCGTTGGAAGAACTTAAAAAGAAAATGCAAAACCCCCAGAACCCCAGTTAG
- the trkA gene encoding Trk system potassium transporter TrkA, protein MRVVIVGAGMVGTILARHLIDEKHEVSLVEQDESRARHASNRLDCLVVHGSGNNIHTLEEAGIGRADALVAVTQSDELNLIICGLVEARYPQVKKIARVRNEEYDELTRGNNRALGIDHFVDPDIEAAQSVVSALAHGALGDVLSFGDSPFELGTIPIHARSPFCGIPVKQFRSLAKAEVLLTMVHRAEETLIPSGTTTLLEGDRVYVLGTQDQIKKVYELNGQKYRSLKKIAIIGGSRVGILTIRSLLEKSATPKRGTFFSWFFRSFSQKNLLLIDKDYEVCKSIAAQFPQILVLNEDISDETFVSEEGLHDLDAVVTTTENQELNIITALYLKNRGVDRAIALVGSPGYAAIARHLGIDVIIPMKSVVVDSILTFLLGEGINRFHSLGDGSVEVMELHLGDHSELIGTRLDVFGLVSGALILYVQRGKETFIPQGNYEFKAQDRIVVLAKKGFEQDLKRLFGHRS, encoded by the coding sequence ATGCGGGTGGTTATTGTGGGAGCGGGGATGGTAGGAACCATTCTTGCCCGTCATCTTATCGACGAAAAACACGAGGTTTCCCTGGTGGAGCAGGACGAAAGCCGGGCTCGCCATGCCTCTAATCGACTTGATTGTCTGGTGGTCCACGGTTCTGGTAACAATATCCACACCCTGGAAGAGGCCGGTATCGGTCGGGCCGATGCCCTGGTGGCGGTTACCCAATCGGATGAATTGAACCTGATTATCTGTGGCCTCGTGGAGGCCCGATATCCCCAGGTAAAAAAAATTGCCCGGGTCCGAAACGAAGAATACGATGAACTCACCCGGGGGAACAATCGGGCCCTTGGGATCGATCATTTTGTGGATCCCGATATTGAAGCGGCCCAATCGGTGGTAAGCGCCCTTGCCCATGGGGCTCTGGGGGATGTGCTTTCCTTTGGGGATAGCCCCTTTGAGTTGGGGACGATTCCTATTCACGCTCGAAGTCCCTTCTGTGGGATCCCCGTAAAACAGTTTCGGTCCCTTGCTAAGGCGGAGGTCCTCCTTACCATGGTGCATCGGGCCGAGGAAACCCTTATTCCTTCGGGGACCACAACCCTTTTGGAAGGAGATCGGGTATATGTGCTGGGCACCCAGGATCAAATTAAAAAGGTGTATGAGCTTAATGGCCAGAAGTATCGATCTCTTAAGAAAATTGCAATCATTGGGGGAAGTCGCGTAGGCATATTGACCATCCGATCCCTCTTGGAAAAGAGTGCTACCCCTAAAAGGGGAACCTTTTTCTCATGGTTTTTCCGATCCTTTTCCCAGAAGAATTTGCTTCTTATCGATAAAGATTACGAGGTGTGTAAGTCTATAGCAGCCCAATTCCCCCAGATATTGGTTCTAAACGAAGATATTTCAGATGAAACCTTTGTTTCTGAAGAGGGGCTACATGATCTTGATGCGGTGGTAACCACCACCGAGAATCAGGAATTGAATATCATTACCGCCTTATATTTAAAGAATCGAGGGGTTGATCGGGCGATAGCTCTGGTGGGAAGCCCCGGGTATGCCGCCATCGCCCGTCACCTGGGGATCGATGTGATAATCCCCATGAAATCGGTGGTGGTAGATTCGATCCTTACCTTTTTGTTAGGAGAAGGGATTAATCGTTTCCATAGCCTGGGCGATGGTTCGGTGGAGGTAATGGAGTTACATCTCGGGGATCATTCTGAACTTATCGGAACCCGTCTCGATGTGTTCGGTCTTGTGTCCGGCGCCCTGATCCTCTATGTGCAACGGGGAAAAGAGACCTTTATCCCCCAGGGAAACTATGAGTTTAAAGCTCAGGATCGTATTGTGGTGCTTGCCAAAAAGGGCTTTGAGCAGGATCTTAAGCGACTTTTTGGTCATAGATCATAG